A section of the Acanthochromis polyacanthus isolate Apoly-LR-REF ecotype Palm Island chromosome 1, KAUST_Apoly_ChrSc, whole genome shotgun sequence genome encodes:
- the colec11 gene encoding collectin-11 isoform X1, whose translation MLLQFSLPTCPCRRMRGEKLLLPMILLSAMMSLLPIKTSYGQHLTDESCTVQILVPGLKGEPGDKGQKGAPGRPGRVGPPGETGLPGIKGQKGIMGRYGKVGPNGMKGFKGDVGEAGPRGPDGEPGVPCECTPMRKMIGEMDILVAQLSSELKFIKNALPSPAAVAGIKETDSKVYLLVKEEKRYSDAEVYCQTRGGHLAMPKDEGANTAIAGYITDAGLSRVYIGIHDLDHEGIFTYVDHSPMTTFSKWRKGEPNNAYDDEDCVEMVASGEWIDVACNPTMYFVCEFDKDSV comes from the exons ATGCTTCTACAG TTTAGCCTCCCAACCTGCCCATGTAGAAGAATGAGAGGAGAGAAACTGCTACTACCCATGATACTATTGTCTGCGATGATGAGTTTATTACCAATAAAGACATCGTACGGACAACACTTGACAGATGAGTCCTGCACCGTTCAGATCCTTGTTCCTGGACTCAAAG gaGAACCAGGAGACAAAGGACAAAAAGGAGCACCAGGGAGACCAGGAAGAGTTGGTCCTCCAGGAGAGACTG GCTTACCTGGGATTAAAGGACAGAAAGGCATCATGGGACGTTATGGGAAAGTTGGCCCAAATGGAATGAAAG GGTTCAAAGGAGACGTAGGTGAGGCTGGTCCAAGGGGCCCAGACGGAGAGCCAG GTGTTCCATGTGAGTGCACACCAATGAGAAAGATGATTGGAGAAATGGACATTCTTGTGGCCCAGCTGTCCTCAGAATtgaaattcatcaaaaatg CACTGCCCTCCCCTGCAGCTGTTGCTGGCATAAAAGAGACAGACAGTAAGGTCTATCTGTTGGTGAAGGAGGAGAAGCGCTACTCCGACGCCGAAGTCTACTGCCAGACGAGGGGAGGGCACCTGGCCATGCCCAAGGATGAGGGAGCCAACACAGCCATTGCAGGGTACATAACCGACGCAGGCCTGAGCAGAGTCTACATCGGCATCCATGACCTCGACCATGAGGGCATTTTCACCTACGTGGATCACTCACCTATGACCACCTTCAGCAAGTGGAGAAAAGGGGAGCCCAACAACGCCTATGATGACGAGGACTGTGTTGAGATGGTGGCCTCTGGGGAGTGGATTGATGTCGCCTGCAACCCCACCAtgtattttgtgtgtgaatttgACAAAGACAGTGTCTGA
- the colec11 gene encoding collectin-11 isoform X2 yields MLLQFSLPTCPCRRMRGEKLLLPMILLSAMMSLLPIKTSYGQHLTDESCTVQILVPGLKGEPGDKGQKGAPGRPGRVGPPGETGLPGIKGQKGIMGRYGKVGPNGMKGFKGDVGEAGPRGPDGEPGVPCECTPMRKMIGEMDILVAQLSSELKFIKNAVAGIKETDSKVYLLVKEEKRYSDAEVYCQTRGGHLAMPKDEGANTAIAGYITDAGLSRVYIGIHDLDHEGIFTYVDHSPMTTFSKWRKGEPNNAYDDEDCVEMVASGEWIDVACNPTMYFVCEFDKDSV; encoded by the exons ATGCTTCTACAG TTTAGCCTCCCAACCTGCCCATGTAGAAGAATGAGAGGAGAGAAACTGCTACTACCCATGATACTATTGTCTGCGATGATGAGTTTATTACCAATAAAGACATCGTACGGACAACACTTGACAGATGAGTCCTGCACCGTTCAGATCCTTGTTCCTGGACTCAAAG gaGAACCAGGAGACAAAGGACAAAAAGGAGCACCAGGGAGACCAGGAAGAGTTGGTCCTCCAGGAGAGACTG GCTTACCTGGGATTAAAGGACAGAAAGGCATCATGGGACGTTATGGGAAAGTTGGCCCAAATGGAATGAAAG GGTTCAAAGGAGACGTAGGTGAGGCTGGTCCAAGGGGCCCAGACGGAGAGCCAG GTGTTCCATGTGAGTGCACACCAATGAGAAAGATGATTGGAGAAATGGACATTCTTGTGGCCCAGCTGTCCTCAGAATtgaaattcatcaaaaatg CTGTTGCTGGCATAAAAGAGACAGACAGTAAGGTCTATCTGTTGGTGAAGGAGGAGAAGCGCTACTCCGACGCCGAAGTCTACTGCCAGACGAGGGGAGGGCACCTGGCCATGCCCAAGGATGAGGGAGCCAACACAGCCATTGCAGGGTACATAACCGACGCAGGCCTGAGCAGAGTCTACATCGGCATCCATGACCTCGACCATGAGGGCATTTTCACCTACGTGGATCACTCACCTATGACCACCTTCAGCAAGTGGAGAAAAGGGGAGCCCAACAACGCCTATGATGACGAGGACTGTGTTGAGATGGTGGCCTCTGGGGAGTGGATTGATGTCGCCTGCAACCCCACCAtgtattttgtgtgtgaatttgACAAAGACAGTGTCTGA